The Ktedonobacteraceae bacterium genome includes a window with the following:
- a CDS encoding LuxR C-terminal-related transcriptional regulator yields the protein MVTILLADPRELQRKGLRRLFETVPLVKYIEATTIQGIKQVLVSYPIDLVVIHQSLITAIKLLPKDHFVIMAERLDIDLLNIARRYGARGYLQENLSLEVLQLLLRIAQREGEKSFFLDPGLVPDLLDALPEDYSPAVDLHELTSTERKILYLLHDDLEYSEIAKRLSVAESTVRYHVHHITNKLGMRREQLMRLKLPKNQQKGEG from the coding sequence ATGGTGACTATTTTACTCGCAGACCCGCGCGAATTGCAGCGAAAAGGGTTACGCAGACTCTTCGAAACAGTTCCACTTGTGAAATACATTGAAGCAACTACTATCCAGGGGATAAAGCAAGTCCTTGTCTCTTATCCAATCGACCTTGTGGTCATTCATCAATCGTTAATCACAGCTATCAAACTGCTTCCAAAGGATCATTTCGTGATTATGGCAGAACGGCTGGACATTGATCTTTTAAATATTGCACGAAGGTATGGAGCTAGAGGGTATCTTCAGGAGAACCTTTCGCTAGAAGTTCTGCAACTGCTTCTAAGGATTGCTCAGCGAGAAGGGGAGAAAAGCTTCTTTCTCGATCCAGGCCTGGTACCAGATCTGCTCGATGCTCTTCCTGAAGATTATTCTCCCGCTGTTGATCTTCACGAGTTGACATCTACCGAGCGTAAGATACTCTACCTTTTGCATGATGACCTGGAATATTCTGAGATTGCGAAGCGACTTTCGGTTGCTGAAAGCACCGTCAGGTACCATGTGCATCACATTACAAACAAATTGGGGATGAGGCGGGAGCAATTGATGCGCCTTAAGTTGCCAAAGAACCAACAAAAGGGTGAGGGTTGA
- a CDS encoding MauE/DoxX family redox-associated membrane protein has translation MQYLIVIAQTALGLVFLTSAGAKVRLSRTLLQAIQQYGLGLIGPKLAYVVARLLLVFELLLGLLLVSGFWPEFAAIGASGILLIFTITMVINLIQGHRFHCHCFGAASAEIGIGSLSRNILLIIISLLLATHSPWIPSAIQPLHIGAGSLFYLNILALILVSSNIYMLLLIIGEIDILFRIPKTE, from the coding sequence ATGCAGTATCTGATTGTGATCGCACAAACTGCTCTTGGACTGGTATTTCTCACTTCAGCAGGAGCAAAGGTTCGGCTTTCTCGGACTCTCTTACAAGCTATCCAGCAATATGGGTTGGGGCTTATCGGCCCAAAACTAGCCTATGTCGTAGCACGCTTATTATTGGTATTCGAGCTTCTACTAGGACTCTTGCTAGTTAGCGGCTTCTGGCCTGAGTTTGCGGCTATTGGAGCCTCGGGTATACTACTTATTTTCACCATTACTATGGTAATCAATCTCATCCAGGGTCACCGTTTTCATTGCCATTGTTTTGGTGCAGCAAGTGCTGAGATTGGCATAGGCTCTCTAAGTCGCAATATTCTCCTGATTATTATTAGCCTGCTCTTGGCTACCCATTCTCCCTGGATTCCCTCAGCAATACAGCCACTTCATATAGGTGCCGGTTCTTTGTTTTATCTAAATATACTTGCTCTCATCCTTGTTAGCAGTAATATATACATGCTGCTCTTGATCATTGGTGAAATCGATATTCTGTTCCGTATTCCTAAGACCGAATAA
- a CDS encoding ATP-binding protein, giving the protein MAFSTFLEPIHLLQSIALALSIFNMATFLWLALTVWLNGDRKAIITRMGVVGLGLSALFFFVQALLITSTPAERPELISQEFLWHLIWLPAIGVPYLWFAIGLYYAALINEGWRRRRPPMLIAAGALGCIVFLLLVLNASTFTFSGTINIFSVGAQFVVPPGTPVLPVIVIPILFLVYVTFCAVGPWFTFRRIGRLLRVLWYIGGQHLSNAFHRKSEVAVSTAPKLGRALVDAFWNDPTNVEMLEEPALSWHLARPGLLAAALLMAGLTTTLVILVIQSLDNWLGYERLHTFGRSASQVFHATVSVLGPESILPYNLIVLDLLATGAVAVIILLLGYSVVRHGILIERPLARRGFLQQWRGIVIVLTTVAIFIALLVNFTNSDLGGLLLITLLATVAYALFTWSSYTAHDRFIALLRPFVRSSGLRHWLNTDLQKTEQDLKNIFYHLCHDVLAVECAYLNVMAGTVRRSFSYRWPANAIMDFKNVTRIEGTEADSSRPAPIHRPAGRTPKRIQFMLRDRPMICWVLPIYDERGLVATLYLGPREDGAAFTDEDMSIAQTCGQRILDALGDHEAMQAVTGLLRRRIVDVKLLDAQQRRLLHDEILPQMHLALLRLETLRALPSEGQKAQESMLNERSSSSNGHNSYAATQVSETAALNEAIEMISDAHRRLAAMMRASAPSAPHHLERDGLMQAIHAMLEQDFQNAFDEVEWQVSDETAAYIDEVTPPAIAELIFAAVQEVLRNAARHARGADVHRRLRLLLKASWNPEDSSLEIIVADDGVGIASASSSTTGTGGGLLTHSALLAIAGGKLMIKSAPDEGVTVRIVLPGEALR; this is encoded by the coding sequence ATGGCGTTCTCGACCTTTCTCGAACCCATCCACCTGCTCCAGTCCATCGCGCTGGCGCTCTCGATCTTCAACATGGCAACCTTCCTCTGGCTGGCGCTGACCGTCTGGCTCAATGGTGACCGCAAGGCGATTATCACGCGTATGGGCGTTGTTGGTCTTGGGCTGTCGGCCCTGTTTTTCTTCGTCCAGGCGCTGCTGATCACCAGCACACCCGCGGAAAGGCCAGAACTGATCTCGCAGGAATTTTTATGGCACCTTATCTGGCTGCCTGCCATCGGCGTTCCCTATCTCTGGTTCGCCATTGGCCTGTACTATGCCGCGCTCATCAACGAGGGTTGGCGCAGGCGCCGCCCACCGATGCTTATAGCGGCAGGCGCGCTTGGCTGTATCGTCTTTTTGCTGCTCGTACTGAATGCATCGACGTTCACTTTTAGCGGTACAATCAATATATTCAGCGTTGGCGCTCAATTCGTTGTGCCGCCCGGTACCCCGGTCTTGCCCGTTATAGTGATTCCGATCCTCTTTCTAGTCTACGTCACCTTCTGTGCCGTCGGTCCATGGTTTACCTTCCGCCGCATTGGTCGCCTGCTGCGTGTGCTATGGTATATCGGCGGACAACACCTGAGCAATGCGTTTCACAGGAAAAGTGAGGTAGCGGTAAGCACTGCTCCGAAATTAGGGCGTGCCCTCGTAGATGCATTCTGGAATGATCCCACCAATGTTGAAATGCTGGAAGAGCCTGCTCTCTCCTGGCACCTGGCACGCCCCGGATTATTAGCAGCTGCCCTGCTGATGGCCGGACTGACTACGACACTGGTGATACTGGTGATTCAATCGCTCGATAACTGGCTGGGCTATGAACGCCTGCATACATTTGGTCGCTCGGCTTCACAAGTGTTTCACGCGACTGTCAGCGTACTGGGGCCAGAGAGCATTCTTCCTTATAACCTGATCGTACTCGATCTGCTGGCCACCGGGGCGGTCGCGGTTATTATCCTGCTGCTGGGGTACTCGGTTGTGCGTCATGGCATCCTGATTGAACGTCCCCTGGCCCGGCGTGGCTTCCTCCAGCAATGGCGCGGCATCGTCATTGTTCTCACGACCGTGGCAATTTTTATCGCGCTGCTCGTCAACTTCACAAATAGCGATCTTGGGGGACTGCTGCTGATTACACTGCTCGCGACCGTGGCTTACGCGCTCTTCACATGGAGCAGCTATACCGCCCATGATCGTTTTATCGCCCTGCTGCGCCCATTTGTGCGCAGTTCAGGCCTGCGCCACTGGCTGAATACGGACCTGCAGAAGACGGAACAGGATTTGAAGAATATCTTCTACCACCTCTGTCACGATGTGCTGGCCGTAGAATGCGCCTACCTCAATGTGATGGCCGGCACGGTGAGGCGAAGTTTCAGCTATCGCTGGCCTGCGAACGCAATCATGGATTTTAAAAATGTAACCAGGATAGAAGGGACGGAGGCCGATTCATCGCGCCCAGCGCCGATTCATCGGCCCGCCGGTCGGACGCCCAAACGCATACAATTTATGCTGCGTGACCGGCCCATGATCTGCTGGGTCTTGCCGATTTACGACGAACGCGGCCTCGTCGCCACGCTCTATCTTGGCCCGCGAGAAGATGGCGCGGCTTTCACCGACGAGGATATGAGTATCGCTCAAACGTGCGGGCAACGCATACTCGATGCCCTCGGCGACCATGAAGCCATGCAGGCCGTCACTGGTCTGTTGCGCCGCCGCATCGTCGATGTGAAATTACTGGACGCACAGCAGCGCCGTTTGCTGCACGATGAAATTCTGCCACAGATGCACCTGGCCCTGCTGCGCCTGGAAACGCTACGCGCGCTTCCTTCGGAAGGACAAAAAGCGCAAGAAAGTATGCTGAACGAGCGTAGTAGTTCCTCAAACGGGCATAATAGCTACGCGGCTACACAGGTAAGCGAGACCGCGGCCTTGAACGAGGCGATAGAAATGATCAGCGATGCGCACCGCCGCCTGGCAGCGATGATGCGCGCCAGCGCTCCCAGCGCGCCGCATCACCTGGAACGCGATGGCCTGATGCAGGCGATCCATGCCATGCTCGAACAGGATTTTCAGAACGCCTTCGACGAGGTTGAATGGCAAGTATCCGATGAAACCGCGGCCTACATTGATGAGGTGACGCCGCCTGCTATCGCCGAGTTGATCTTTGCCGCCGTGCAAGAGGTGCTGCGCAACGCTGCCCGCCACGCACGGGGGGCTGACGTGCATCGCCGCCTGCGCCTGCTGCTCAAGGCCTCCTGGAACCCCGAGGATTCCTCTCTAGAAATAATCGTGGCTGATGATGGTGTTGGTATCGCTTCCGCCAGCAGTTCGACCACCGGCACAGGTGGCGGGCTGCTGACACATAGCGCTTTGCTCGCGATAGCGGGTGGCAAGTTGATGATAAAGAGCGCCCCTGATGAGGGTGTTACAGTGCGGATTGTGCTGCCTGGGGAGGCGCTGCGGTGA